A stretch of Halichondria panicea chromosome 1, odHalPani1.1, whole genome shotgun sequence DNA encodes these proteins:
- the LOC135343012 gene encoding uncharacterized protein LOC135343012: MEHSSPEFTEQNNAIGYLKAGDIFTPLTNFTFKFVCRVSSPFESDDNTDYSGFIVEVKASGTDDKGVCFLPWHKTHQKGFNIAKELGSAVPEKLLMSKLKSSQLTDIFWNKLVDFENDPDYSRRIRKAIVALGRQPDSEIIVLSPYVHVKEDGEIIPLRECTYVWVESVIKKEGVVPSGVQFYKTLPTIPTPDRPLDVLLGGLRELTQQFLLCCLCSVASSLFYEKLQATYGSFGVTMVVGEVNRGKTKSVELCLAALGVIHARFSSISDALLRKLLHGGMPWCFDDPDTAEQVMKILLTVFGGNTTDNALSSGS; encoded by the exons ATGGAGCACTCATCACCAG AATTCACAGAGCAAAACAATGCCATTGGCTACCTGAAAGCAGGCGACATATTTACTCCCCTGACAAACTTTACTTTCAAGTTCGTTTGCAGAGTTTCGTCACCTTTTGAAAGTGATGACAACACAGATTACAGTGGCTTCATTGTGGAGGTGAAGGCCTCTGGAACAGACGACAAGGG GGTTTGTTTTCTTCCCTGGCATAAAACCCACCAAAAAGGCTTTAACATTGCTAAAGAGTTGGGCAGTGCTGTTCCCGAGAAATTGTTAATGTCTAAGCTTAAAAGCAGTCAGCTCACTGACATCTTCTGGAACAAGCTTGTGGACTTCGAAAA TGACCCTGACTATTCTCGAAGAATCAGAAAAGCAATTGTTGCACTAGGAAGGCAGCCTGATAGTGAGATTATTGTTCTCAGTCCTTATGTCCATGTGAAAGAGGACGGTGAGATCATACCACTTCGAGAATGCACTTACGTATGGGTCGAGAGTGTAATCAAGAAAGAAGGAGTAGTTCCAAGCGGGGTACAGTTTTACAAGACACTCCCTACCATCCCTACTCCTGATAGGCCATTGGATGTACTGTTAGGTGGCCTGCgtgagctgactcagcaatttcTACTCTGCTGTCTTT GCTCTGTGGCTTCCTCGTTGTTTTATGAGAAGCTACAAGCAACTTACGGGAGTTTTGGTGTCACAATGGTTGTGGGAGAAGTAAACCGTGGTAAAACCAAGAGTGTGGAGCTCTGTCTAGCTGCACTAGGAGTCATACATGCTCGTTTCTCTTCCATCAGTGATGCTCTCTTACGGAAGTTGCTTCATGGTGGTATGCCGTGGTGTTTTGACGACCCTGACACGGCAGAGCAAGTTATGAAGATCCTGCTGACAGTCTTCGGTGGTAATACAACTGATAATGCACTGTCAAGTGGCTCTTAA
- the LOC135352248 gene encoding uncharacterized protein LOC135352248 yields MIGAKVLAVHYSLLQDIGIQVPAAIAVGNVSLGKTRSAEAALSLVGMDTVSKVKSITDVKAIKFGSLTSLGMIIDDPSQPSEVSEKLLFHFDRGTRATTTSFDAPKTTFLTSMNTTCLQALSSMDPRYITRAVLVPFEESGHIEAARRVDADRKLKRIMAKEAGKAVGVVMSMGKFFKSPEADNFFKHIVTRVEHLMPDNTCHRLLVSYSWLLGATFKILSVANVLKPEAEEMIWKYFENTMVPIITKYQLEPMEAQVDLTKEDIQRVLCSSVAQQPSSTVLTFVRNISSHQFAINVGQLRKHNESMGKSLSSSFKSALTNLFRGSIKPSVPQLFLKPGVNLPYVQTGIKGRKSPNNVYVRSFVIQKSSLSNDTVAKLEKASSELKQTPASSSQQIPASSSQQTPAREAHQSRNVRQTAAVTLKKKLYSPAKLCRSPKKKRCTTPHLSLSLNESPSSSEAELYTPLNRSHQLHRTMMKLSLLHGPTLLSIPHYTYSSKEEKRETSANTKRSFYYSTPINKHSVAALKQSFSPIYHKIKPRKLQKHFEGSRHDADKKTSISSITQRAHQDPPMLELQQKVSPEQQITAIEVVDSVIKLKKIPEDEKHCQQCGGKFTKKGKRMWVGCEADSCWRWYHYTCVGLKELPFESQVWICPSCHPPAGKLSVIN; encoded by the exons ATGATCGGAGCAAAAGTCCTTGCAGTCCACTATTCTCTCCTGCAGGATATTGGAATTCAAGTGCCAGCTGCTATTGCTGTTGGGAACGTCTCGCTAGGCAAAACACGGAGTGCTGAAGCAGCTTTATCCCTGGTTGGAATGGATACTGTCAGCAAGGTGAAATCTATCACAGATGTTAAAGCTATCAAGTTTGGCAGTCTCACATCATTGGGCATGATTATTGATGACCCGTCTCAACCATCTGAAGTATCGGAGAAGCTGCTCTTTCATTTTGATAGAGGTACCAGAGCCACTACTACTTCTTTTGATGCCCCGAAAACTACGTTTCTCACATCAATGAATACTACCTGCCTGCAAGCTTTATCAAGCATGGATCCAAG atacatCACTAGGGCTGTTCTCGTTCCTTTTGAGGAAAGTGGACATATTGAAGCAGCAAGACGTGTTGATGCTGACAGAAAGTTGAAACGAATCATGGCAAAGGAAGCTGGGAAAGCTGTAGGTGTTGTAATGTCTATGGGGAAATTCTTCAAATCACCAGAGGCAGACAACTTTTTCAAACACATTGTTACCCGTGTTGAGCATCTAATGCCAGATAACACCTGTCATCGCCTTCTCGTTTCTTACTCTTGGTTGCTTGGAGCAACTTTCAAG atACTGTCTGTTGCAAACGTCCTGAAACCTGAGGCTGAAGAAATGATATGGAAGTACTTCGAAAACACAATGGTTCCAATCATTACCAAGTATCAGCTGGAACCTATGGAGGCCCAAGTAGACTTAACAAAAGAAGACATCCAGCGTGTTCTGTGTTCATCAGTTGCACAGCAGCCTTCCAGCACT gtgttgACTTTCGTACGGAATATAAGCTCTCATCAGTTTGCAATCAACGTTGGGCAGTTGAGGAAGCACAATGAATCTATGGGAAAGTCCCTGTCATCCTCATTTAAGAGTGCTCTTACGAATTTGTTCAGGGGCAGTATCAAACCAAGTGTTCCACAGCTATTCCTCAAACCTGGAGTGAACCTTCCCTACGTGCAGACGGGAATAAAAGGAAGAAAATCACCCAACAACGTGTACGTGCGGAGTTTTGTGATACAAAAATCGTCTCTCAGCAACGACACAGTAGCAAAACTAGAGAAAG cctcctcTGAACTGAAACAAACTCCTGCATCCTCCTCTCAACAAATTCCTGCATCCTCCTCTCAACAAACTCCTGCACGTGAGGCTCACCAGAGCAGGAATGTGAGGCAAACAGCTGCAGTTACATTGAAGAAAAAATTGTATTCTCCTGCCAAGTTGTGTAGGTCTCCCAAGAAGAAGCGATGCACGACACCACACCTCTCACTTTCTTTGAATGAATCACCTTCAAGTTCTGAGGCAGAATTATACACACCTCTCAACAGATCACACCAATTACATCGGACAATGATGAAGTTGAGTTTACTACACGGTCCGACGTTATTGAGCATTCCTCACTATACTTACTCCTCAAAAGAAGAGAAAAGAGAGACCTCTGCCAACACCAAGAGGAGTTTTTACTATAGCACTCCAATTAACAAACATTCTGTGGCTGCTCTCAAGCAATCATTTTCTCCAATCTACCACAAGATTAAACCGAGAAAGCTACAAAAACATTTTGAGGGCAGTCGTCATGATGCAGATAAAAAGACCTCCATTTCATCCATTACTCAAAGGGCACATCAGGATCCCCCAATGCTTGAATTGCAGCAAAAAGTCTCCCCTG aacAACAGATCACAGCTATTGAAGTGGTTGACTCGGTCATCAAACTCAAGAAAATACCAG aagACGAGAAACACTGCCAGCAGTGTGGAGGGAAATTTACGAAGAAGGGAAAACGCATGTGGGTCGGGTGTGAGGCTGACTCATGCTGGCGATGGTATCACTACACCTGTGTAGGTTTGAAGGAGCTGCCTTTCGAGAGCCAAGTTTGGATATGTCCAAGCTGTCATCCACCAGCTGGAAAGTTATCCGTGATTAACTGA